One genomic region from Candidatus Cybelea sp. encodes:
- a CDS encoding chromate transporter, with amino-acid sequence MSEAAVKAKGLPLKARVSPADIFLVFLKIGAISFGGGVVAYLRNTLVREKKWFSDDEFLEMTSISNTLPGLNATNIAILAGDRLYGTAGAMLALLAICLPAFFFMTAAGMAYSNAHARPYATAALRGVAAAAVGLLASTWFQIGKKSLKGFYDALFVLAAVLGINYFKLGVPVVLLVVGAVAIFTYRPHVKPEPPAEAEDQWIRSLH; translated from the coding sequence ATGAGTGAGGCGGCCGTCAAAGCCAAAGGCTTACCGCTCAAAGCGAGAGTCTCGCCGGCCGACATCTTTCTGGTCTTTTTGAAGATCGGCGCCATCAGCTTCGGCGGCGGAGTCGTCGCGTATCTGCGCAACACGCTGGTGCGCGAGAAAAAATGGTTCAGTGATGACGAGTTCTTGGAAATGACCTCGATCAGCAATACCCTGCCCGGCCTCAACGCGACGAACATCGCGATACTCGCCGGTGACCGCCTCTACGGCACGGCCGGCGCGATGCTCGCGCTGCTCGCTATCTGTTTGCCGGCCTTCTTCTTCATGACCGCCGCAGGAATGGCGTACAGCAACGCTCATGCCCGCCCGTATGCGACCGCGGCGTTGCGCGGGGTTGCGGCGGCGGCCGTCGGTCTGCTCGCGTCGACCTGGTTTCAGATCGGCAAGAAATCGCTCAAGGGCTTCTACGACGCGCTCTTCGTGCTGGCCGCCGTGCTCGGGATCAACTACTTCAAGCTGGGCGTGCCGGTCGTCTTGCTCGTCGTCGGCGCGGTCGCGATCTTTACCTATCGTCCGCACGTCAAGCCGGAACCGCCCGCCGAAGCGGAGGATCAATGGATCAGATCCCTGCACTGA
- a CDS encoding chromate transporter: MDQIPALIRVFSYLSLLTIGGGMAAFPEMKVLVVHTQHWLTEEQLIHVYSTGQMSPGPNMMMVAEIGQLVAGPFGALVCALAFFIPTGILTFGVGRLWRRLAGWAWRDSIQKGLGTVAIGLAIGGLITFGKSAITGWIPIVLALLTFVVLNRTKLNPIWLILGSGVVGVFALR; the protein is encoded by the coding sequence ATGGATCAGATCCCTGCACTGATTCGCGTCTTCTCCTATCTCTCGCTGCTGACGATCGGCGGGGGAATGGCCGCGTTTCCCGAGATGAAAGTGCTGGTCGTTCACACGCAGCACTGGCTCACCGAAGAACAGCTCATCCACGTCTACAGCACCGGGCAGATGTCGCCTGGGCCCAACATGATGATGGTCGCCGAGATCGGGCAGCTTGTAGCCGGCCCGTTCGGCGCGCTCGTCTGCGCGCTGGCCTTCTTCATCCCGACGGGAATCCTGACGTTCGGCGTCGGCCGCCTTTGGCGGCGGCTCGCCGGCTGGGCGTGGCGCGATTCGATTCAGAAGGGCCTGGGAACCGTGGCGATCGGGCTGGCAATCGGCGGGCTCATCACCTTCGGAAAGAGCGCGATCACCGGATGGATCCCCATCGTCTTGGCGCTGCTGACCTTCGTCGTGCTCAATCGAACGAAGCTCAATCCGATCTGGTTGATCTTGGGCAGCGGGGTCGTCGGCGTCTTCGCGCTTCGTTAG
- the gnd gene encoding decarboxylating 6-phosphogluconate dehydrogenase — MQLGMIGLGRMGSNMVRRLMRAGHTCVGYDPNADAVKALVADGGVGAWSLDEFVKRLEKPRSAWMMVPASVVDSSIAELAPLLERGDALIDGGNSYYIDDIRRAAALRGAGIDYLDVGTSGGVFGLERGYCMMIGGADEAVKRLDPIFAALAPGRGEIPRTPGRDRLGGTAEQGYLHCGPSGAGHFVKMVHNGIEYGIMAAYAEGLNILRSANIGKQKQVASAEITPLRDPQDYMYDLNLTDIAEVWRRGSVIASWLLDLTAAALTEDPQLAKFEGRVSDSGEGRWTVKAAIDEGVPAAVLTDALFERFTSRGNAEFANRVLSAMRYEFGGHLELK; from the coding sequence ATGCAGCTTGGAATGATCGGTCTCGGGCGAATGGGCTCAAACATGGTGCGCCGCTTGATGCGCGCCGGCCACACCTGCGTGGGTTACGATCCAAACGCCGATGCGGTGAAGGCGTTGGTCGCCGACGGCGGCGTTGGTGCCTGGTCGCTCGACGAGTTCGTGAAGCGACTCGAGAAGCCGCGCAGTGCGTGGATGATGGTCCCAGCTTCGGTCGTTGACTCGAGCATCGCCGAGCTCGCCCCGCTCTTAGAGCGAGGCGACGCGCTGATCGACGGCGGCAACTCGTACTACATCGACGATATTCGCCGCGCGGCGGCGTTGCGCGGGGCCGGCATCGACTATCTCGACGTCGGCACGAGCGGGGGCGTCTTCGGACTCGAACGCGGCTACTGCATGATGATCGGCGGTGCCGACGAGGCGGTCAAGCGGCTCGATCCGATCTTTGCGGCGCTGGCGCCGGGCCGCGGCGAGATCCCGCGGACGCCCGGTCGCGATAGGCTCGGCGGTACCGCGGAACAGGGCTACCTGCACTGCGGACCAAGCGGCGCGGGGCACTTCGTCAAAATGGTGCACAACGGCATCGAGTATGGGATCATGGCGGCCTATGCAGAGGGGCTCAACATTCTGCGCAGCGCAAACATCGGCAAGCAGAAGCAGGTCGCCAGCGCGGAGATAACGCCGCTACGCGATCCGCAAGATTATATGTACGATCTCAATCTAACCGATATCGCCGAAGTCTGGCGGCGCGGCAGCGTCATCGCCTCGTGGCTGCTCGATCTCACCGCGGCCGCGCTGACGGAGGATCCGCAGCTCGCGAAGTTTGAGGGGAGGGTCTCGGATTCGGGCGAGGGGCGCTGGACGGTCAAGGCGGCGATCGACGAAGGCGTGCCCGCAGCGGTGCTGACCGACGCGCTCTTCGAGCGTTTCACCTCACGTGGAAACGCGGAGTTTGCAAATCGCGTGCTTTCGGCGATGCGCTATGAGTTCGGAGGGCACCTCGAGCTAAAATAG
- a CDS encoding DNA-formamidopyrimidine glycosylase family protein: protein MPELPDVTAYVTALEARIIGQPLERVTIRKPFVLRTLDPPLASLEGRVVSKIRRIGKRIAIGLKGDFWLVIHLMIAGRLHWKAAGAAGPSRATLAALDFPNGTLVLTEAGSKRRASLHAFSSWKDALSLDAGGIDPLQTDFAAFRAALEAENHTLKRALTDPGVLDGIGNAYSDEILHAAKLSPVLLTQKLGDAQWKRLYDATQATLALWIDQLGATAATDFPERVTAFREDMAVHGRYGKPCPVCGENVQRIRYADNETNYCPRCQTGGRLLADRALSRLLKSDWPRSLEELEALKRGAHAE from the coding sequence GTGCCCGAACTTCCCGACGTTACCGCGTACGTGACCGCGCTGGAGGCGCGGATTATCGGGCAGCCCCTCGAGCGCGTCACCATCCGAAAACCGTTCGTGCTGCGCACGCTCGATCCGCCGCTCGCCAGCCTCGAGGGGCGCGTCGTCAGCAAGATTCGCCGCATCGGCAAGCGGATCGCGATCGGCTTGAAAGGCGATTTTTGGCTCGTCATTCATCTCATGATCGCCGGGCGGCTTCACTGGAAGGCTGCCGGTGCCGCAGGCCCCAGCCGCGCGACCCTTGCTGCGCTCGACTTTCCCAACGGCACGCTCGTACTGACCGAGGCCGGCAGCAAACGGCGAGCCTCGCTTCACGCGTTCTCGAGCTGGAAGGACGCGCTTTCGCTCGATGCCGGCGGGATCGATCCCCTGCAGACCGATTTTGCCGCCTTCCGCGCGGCGCTCGAAGCCGAGAACCACACGCTCAAGCGCGCGCTTACCGATCCTGGCGTGCTCGACGGCATCGGCAATGCCTATTCCGACGAGATCCTTCACGCCGCGAAGCTTTCGCCGGTGCTGCTCACGCAAAAGCTCGGTGACGCGCAGTGGAAGCGCTTGTACGATGCAACGCAGGCGACGCTTGCGCTCTGGATCGATCAACTCGGTGCGACGGCGGCGACTGACTTTCCAGAACGCGTCACCGCGTTTCGCGAGGATATGGCCGTACACGGACGGTACGGCAAGCCTTGTCCGGTCTGCGGCGAAAACGTCCAGCGCATTCGCTACGCAGATAACGAAACCAACTACTGCCCGCGGTGCCAAACCGGCGGCCGCCTTCTGGCGGATCGCGCGCTGTCGCGGCTGCTGAAATCCGACTGGCCGCGGAGCCTCGAGGAACTCGAAGCCCTCAAACGTGGAGCGCACGCGGAATGA
- a CDS encoding DUF5069 domain-containing protein, with product MWLPCSGRDEFARLVWLPRLIQKARRFAQSCARGEDLMNGYCYGDNDVADRALLDFLKLDDATVLRVVEAHPLDEEAARELIERSGRTLEERRRFSASLRRRLFNFTLLEADEERMAPGLSRWVLAFFYNRVVMPPFYLWFGYVERKRRR from the coding sequence ATGTGGCTACCCTGTTCCGGACGGGACGAGTTCGCCAGGCTCGTCTGGCTGCCGCGGCTCATTCAAAAGGCTCGCCGCTTCGCGCAGAGCTGCGCCCGCGGCGAGGACCTGATGAACGGCTACTGCTACGGCGACAACGACGTCGCCGATCGCGCCTTGCTCGACTTTCTGAAGCTGGACGACGCAACCGTGCTGCGGGTCGTCGAGGCGCATCCGCTCGACGAAGAGGCAGCCCGCGAGCTGATCGAACGCAGCGGTCGGACGCTCGAGGAGCGCCGCCGCTTCAGCGCGTCGCTGCGCCGGCGGCTCTTTAACTTTACGCTGCTGGAGGCCGACGAAGAGCGAATGGCGCCCGGACTGAGCCGCTGGGTGCTTGCGTTCTTTTACAACCGGGTCGTCATGCCGCCGTTTTATCTTTGGTTCGGTTACGTCGAGCGCAAGCGCCGCAGATGA
- a CDS encoding alkaline phosphatase family protein encodes MMPRSFAVISLLSFAGCASGAQPPLPYMRAGSALKATNATGAGKIAHVIYVVQENRSFDNLFQGYPGADTVSSGKNSYNQTIALKPSSLKNIYIIDHSAGAMFAACNGTSGLPGTNCRMNGFNNEGSYEGGQNPEYVYVPHRESKPYFDMAHEWVVGDNMFQSQLDESFVGHQYVIAAQAQSSVNLPDSYLWGCAGGPSDVVSTITQDRSPYGPAQQACFDYTTLGDELDAAHLTWRFYAPRYGNDAGGNGGTWSAYQAVRHIFDGKDWKKDVISPNWRFLTDVRAGKLANFTWITPECAESDHLECGGGYGPSWVSAIVDTVGQSKFWDSTAIFVQWDDWGGFYDHVAPPYEDYDGVGFRVPLLVISPYARKNHVSHTRYETASVLRFAEDLYGLKQMAAADARANSPADSFDFTQNPRPFVKIAAPYPAHFFIRHNFGASSYFAPDYE; translated from the coding sequence ATGATGCCGCGCTCTTTTGCCGTTATTTCATTGCTCTCATTTGCGGGTTGCGCCTCCGGTGCGCAACCGCCGCTGCCGTACATGCGTGCCGGCAGCGCGCTCAAAGCGACCAATGCAACGGGGGCCGGCAAGATCGCCCACGTCATCTACGTCGTGCAGGAGAACCGCAGCTTCGACAATCTTTTCCAAGGCTATCCGGGCGCCGACACGGTCTCATCGGGCAAGAACTCGTACAATCAAACGATTGCGCTGAAGCCCTCGTCGCTAAAGAACATCTACATCATCGATCACTCGGCCGGCGCGATGTTTGCCGCCTGTAACGGCACATCCGGCCTTCCCGGTACGAACTGCCGGATGAACGGCTTCAACAACGAAGGCTCCTACGAAGGCGGACAGAACCCAGAGTATGTCTACGTGCCGCACCGCGAGTCGAAGCCATACTTCGACATGGCGCACGAATGGGTGGTCGGCGACAACATGTTTCAGTCGCAGCTCGACGAAAGTTTCGTGGGGCATCAGTATGTGATCGCCGCGCAGGCGCAGTCGAGCGTCAATCTTCCCGACTCCTACCTCTGGGGTTGCGCGGGAGGGCCATCCGACGTCGTTTCGACGATCACGCAAGATCGCAGTCCCTACGGTCCGGCGCAGCAGGCCTGCTTCGACTATACGACGCTCGGCGACGAGCTCGACGCCGCGCACCTAACGTGGCGTTTCTACGCGCCGAGATATGGGAACGACGCGGGCGGAAACGGCGGAACCTGGTCCGCGTATCAGGCGGTCCGGCACATCTTTGACGGCAAAGACTGGAAGAAAGACGTGATCTCGCCGAACTGGCGTTTTCTCACCGACGTTCGTGCCGGTAAGTTGGCGAACTTTACCTGGATCACGCCCGAATGCGCGGAGTCCGATCATCTCGAGTGCGGCGGCGGCTACGGCCCGTCGTGGGTCTCGGCGATCGTCGACACGGTCGGCCAGAGCAAGTTCTGGGACTCGACCGCCATCTTCGTTCAGTGGGACGATTGGGGCGGCTTCTACGATCACGTCGCGCCGCCGTATGAAGACTACGACGGCGTCGGCTTCCGCGTCCCGCTGCTCGTGATCTCGCCGTACGCCCGGAAGAACCACGTCTCGCACACGCGGTACGAAACCGCCAGCGTCCTACGCTTCGCCGAAGACCTCTACGGCCTCAAGCAGATGGCCGCCGCCGATGCGCGCGCGAACTCCCCGGCCGACAGCTTCGACTTCACCCAGAACCCGCGTCCCTTCGTGAAGATCGCCGCGCCGTATCCGGCACATTTCTTCATCCGCCACAACTTCGGCGCCAGCAGCTATTTCGCGCCCGACTACGAGTAG
- a CDS encoding DUF4337 domain-containing protein — protein sequence MGNHMDVEPHRLQEEIAEAHEEVEELRKEQRGNAWVKYVGLTAAIFAVIAAIAALRSGALINEAMIAQIKAADTWAEYQASREKEHIYTVGLDALIDRGSKNVGRIGAYRAEIAKEAAKEKPLSARARHLEEDSAVQVERHHFFEYAVALLQVGIALGAVAALARFKPTWYVSLASGACGIAVFFWGFR from the coding sequence ATGGGCAATCACATGGACGTCGAGCCGCACCGTCTGCAAGAAGAGATCGCCGAGGCGCACGAAGAAGTCGAAGAGCTGCGCAAAGAGCAGCGCGGTAACGCATGGGTGAAATATGTCGGCTTGACGGCGGCGATCTTCGCCGTGATTGCGGCGATCGCCGCGCTTCGTTCCGGAGCGCTGATCAACGAGGCGATGATCGCCCAGATCAAAGCGGCCGATACGTGGGCCGAGTACCAAGCGTCCCGCGAAAAAGAGCACATCTACACGGTGGGACTCGACGCGTTGATCGACCGGGGCTCGAAGAACGTTGGACGAATCGGTGCGTACCGCGCTGAGATCGCCAAAGAAGCTGCAAAGGAGAAGCCCCTCTCCGCGCGAGCCCGGCATCTGGAGGAAGACTCGGCAGTGCAAGTCGAGCGGCACCATTTCTTCGAGTACGCGGTCGCGCTGCTGCAAGTCGGCATTGCCTTGGGCGCCGTAGCGGCGCTCGCGCGTTTTAAGCCGACTTGGTACGTGAGCCTGGCGTCGGGCGCGTGCGGAATCGCCGTATTCTTTTGGGGATTCCGCTGA
- a CDS encoding amidohydrolase, with protein MCKSCIGDLFGIEGFFRAQMTRGSFLSASAAAAGVAAAGLPHRGIAAAGSGATVFFGGPIVTMDEQMRLVEAVAISANKIVAAGTRAEAQAAAGSGARRVDLQGRTLMPGLIDPHQHPIPGGIMLTQMSNVGYDSYKTKADVLAALKQKIAQLPAGQWVYAGYYDNVLQGGDLSMAELDSVSTQHPIFVYYISMHSATANTPAFKAASVTASTGPLPGGGHFGKDAAGNLNGMIFEPPALVKFMLGLPKLTLDLVSSSVKEFLNQSAALGITMVHEAGAYAPTPDALEAYKAVMAAAPVRYSASPAVEFLDVANTFVAQYGKPGAKAVEITGTLLSFYAVKIVSDGSPQQETAFQLQPYLNSTSVGLANYTADELNGLVVKVKQGGWPVSIHCNGDASLERALDAIEAAYGSVPPPEGINRIEHCTLANADQIARMKRLGVQPSHLMNNVYYYGAAYRDQIFGAPRASRFNPTHDFFAAGIPFSIHSDCPCSPISPLREIGTAVTRICAIDNSVIGEGQRVPLEAGLRAMTTVAAAQCGLGDKAGSLETGKYADLVLLESNPLATDPAKLGEIKISETWVNGTKVQAS; from the coding sequence ATGTGTAAGAGTTGCATCGGCGATCTCTTTGGGATCGAAGGCTTTTTTCGCGCGCAGATGACGCGCGGCAGTTTTCTTTCGGCCTCAGCCGCGGCGGCGGGGGTCGCCGCTGCAGGGCTTCCGCATCGCGGAATTGCCGCCGCAGGGAGCGGTGCGACCGTGTTTTTTGGCGGCCCGATCGTGACGATGGACGAGCAAATGCGCCTCGTCGAGGCCGTCGCGATCTCGGCCAATAAGATCGTGGCAGCCGGCACGAGAGCGGAGGCGCAGGCGGCGGCCGGCTCGGGAGCGCGCCGCGTCGACCTGCAGGGCCGCACCCTGATGCCGGGGCTGATCGATCCGCACCAGCACCCGATTCCCGGCGGCATCATGCTCACGCAGATGAGCAACGTCGGCTACGACAGCTACAAAACCAAAGCCGACGTGCTGGCGGCGCTCAAGCAAAAGATTGCGCAGCTGCCGGCGGGCCAGTGGGTCTACGCCGGATACTACGACAACGTCTTGCAGGGCGGAGATCTGTCGATGGCCGAGCTCGATTCGGTGTCGACCCAGCATCCGATCTTCGTCTACTACATCAGCATGCATTCGGCGACGGCGAATACCCCGGCGTTCAAGGCAGCGAGTGTGACGGCATCGACCGGCCCGCTGCCCGGGGGCGGCCACTTCGGCAAAGACGCCGCCGGCAATCTCAACGGCATGATCTTCGAACCGCCGGCGCTCGTGAAGTTCATGCTCGGCCTCCCGAAGCTGACGCTCGATCTCGTCTCCAGCTCGGTCAAAGAGTTTCTCAATCAGAGCGCTGCGCTGGGCATCACGATGGTGCACGAGGCTGGGGCCTACGCGCCGACGCCCGATGCGCTCGAAGCGTACAAGGCCGTGATGGCGGCCGCTCCCGTTCGTTATAGTGCAAGCCCGGCGGTCGAGTTCTTGGACGTTGCCAACACGTTCGTCGCGCAGTACGGCAAGCCGGGTGCCAAGGCGGTGGAGATCACCGGTACGCTGCTCTCATTCTACGCGGTGAAGATCGTTTCCGACGGATCGCCGCAGCAAGAAACGGCCTTTCAACTGCAGCCGTATCTGAACAGCACGTCGGTCGGTCTGGCGAACTATACGGCTGACGAGCTCAACGGACTGGTGGTTAAAGTCAAACAAGGCGGCTGGCCCGTCTCGATTCACTGCAACGGCGACGCTTCACTGGAGCGCGCACTCGACGCGATCGAAGCGGCGTACGGCTCCGTACCACCGCCCGAAGGGATCAATCGAATCGAACACTGTACGCTGGCCAACGCCGATCAGATCGCGCGAATGAAGCGCCTCGGAGTGCAGCCAAGCCACCTGATGAACAATGTCTACTACTACGGTGCGGCCTATCGAGATCAGATCTTCGGAGCCCCGCGGGCCAGCCGTTTCAATCCCACGCACGACTTCTTTGCCGCGGGAATTCCATTCTCGATCCACAGCGACTGCCCGTGCTCGCCGATCTCACCGCTGCGCGAGATCGGCACGGCTGTCACCCGCATCTGCGCGATCGACAACTCGGTGATCGGCGAGGGTCAGCGCGTTCCCTTGGAGGCGGGCTTGCGAGCGATGACGACGGTCGCGGCGGCCCAGTGCGGGCTCGGCGATAAAGCCGGCTCGCTTGAAACGGGGAAGTACGCGGATCTCGTGCTGCTTGAAAGCAACCCGCTTGCGACCGATCCAGCGAAGCTCGGCGAGATCAAAATCTCCGAAACCTGGGTCAACGGAACGAAGGTCCAGGCTTCCTAG
- a CDS encoding multicopper oxidase domain-containing protein, whose product MNPHWTDTFVVPPRIPGVNGTFKPGSIEALVDFGSRAIRGMFVFHCHILDHEDAGMMAKIQVL is encoded by the coding sequence TTGAACCCGCACTGGACCGACACGTTTGTGGTACCGCCGCGGATCCCCGGTGTGAACGGAACGTTCAAGCCCGGCTCGATCGAAGCGCTCGTCGACTTTGGGAGCCGCGCCATCCGCGGAATGTTCGTCTTCCACTGCCACATTCTCGATCACGAAGACGCCGGCATGATGGCGAAAATTCAAGTGCTATAG
- a CDS encoding alpha/beta fold hydrolase encodes MAKYAGITAILLLAALPVVSGAAVDAGWHVPGTPAVTSQKIVFRNAGAVLHGVLYRPAVARPVPAIVVLHGASSGKASDHLYDHLREGLPAMGIAVLIYDRRGSGASTGSTGTVDYPTLADDGIAGARAIATLPSIEAAHIGYWGLSQGGWLAVLAASRDPRADFVVSVSAPLVTPEAQMEFAMSNRLTVLGYPKSDVDAMLAARKAWTGYLAGTQPRSAAVAALAAIQNKPWFDLMYLPSAASLTTDPAASSWRKEMNEDMLAVVRAVRVPALFIYGGADPWIPVASTLDAVTRLAKTQRNIRYAVVANASHEMMFVPNERMELSPAAGPQAPAYFMLLASWLRSVLDAK; translated from the coding sequence ATGGCTAAATACGCAGGCATTACGGCAATCTTGCTGCTCGCCGCACTGCCGGTCGTTTCGGGGGCGGCCGTGGACGCCGGCTGGCACGTACCCGGCACGCCTGCCGTCACCTCGCAGAAGATCGTCTTTCGCAACGCGGGTGCCGTGTTACACGGCGTCCTCTACCGGCCGGCGGTCGCTCGTCCCGTTCCCGCGATCGTCGTGCTGCACGGTGCTTCCAGCGGCAAGGCCTCCGATCACCTCTACGATCACCTGCGAGAGGGTTTGCCGGCGATGGGCATCGCCGTACTCATTTATGATCGTCGCGGCAGCGGGGCGTCGACCGGATCTACCGGCACCGTCGACTATCCGACGCTCGCCGACGACGGAATCGCCGGTGCGCGGGCGATCGCGACGCTTCCATCGATCGAAGCCGCGCACATCGGGTATTGGGGGCTCAGTCAGGGCGGGTGGCTCGCCGTCTTGGCGGCGAGCCGCGATCCCCGCGCTGATTTCGTGGTCTCCGTCTCCGCGCCGCTGGTCACTCCCGAGGCGCAGATGGAGTTCGCGATGTCGAATCGGCTAACCGTCCTCGGCTATCCGAAGTCCGACGTCGACGCAATGCTCGCGGCCCGCAAAGCGTGGACGGGATATCTCGCGGGAACGCAGCCGCGCTCCGCGGCGGTCGCAGCGCTCGCCGCAATCCAAAACAAACCGTGGTTCGACTTGATGTATCTTCCATCGGCCGCGAGCTTGACGACCGATCCCGCCGCGTCATCCTGGCGCAAAGAGATGAACGAAGATATGCTGGCCGTCGTTCGAGCCGTAAGAGTCCCGGCGCTCTTTATCTACGGCGGCGCCGATCCGTGGATTCCCGTCGCCTCTACGCTCGACGCCGTGACGCGCCTCGCAAAGACGCAAAGAAACATTCGCTATGCCGTCGTCGCAAATGCCAGTCACGAAATGATGTTCGTCCCCAACGAGCGCATGGAGCTTTCGCCGGCGGCGGGGCCGCAGGCGCCGGCTTACTTCATGCTGCTCGCCTCGTGGCTGCGGAGCGTCCTCGACGCGAAGTAG
- a CDS encoding phage holin family protein yields the protein MNWLLRFLINALVFYLIAKFVPGFYHNTTVWNAVIAAIVFGLVNALIGPILKLVSLPLTLITFGLFSFVINYLLFVITVRFIHLYDPSSGVNPWLADLYGAIIMLIVSTLLHAASSSEAKT from the coding sequence TTGAACTGGCTCCTGAGATTCCTGATCAACGCACTGGTCTTCTATCTAATCGCGAAGTTCGTTCCGGGCTTTTACCACAACACCACCGTCTGGAACGCCGTTATCGCGGCGATCGTATTCGGCCTCGTGAACGCGCTGATCGGGCCGATTCTCAAGTTGGTCTCGCTGCCGCTCACCCTGATTACGTTCGGGCTCTTCTCGTTCGTGATCAACTACCTGCTCTTCGTGATCACCGTCCGTTTCATCCACCTCTATGATCCGAGCAGCGGCGTCAACCCCTGGCTTGCCGACCTGTACGGCGCGATCATCATGCTGATCGTTTCGACGCTCTTACACGCGGCCAGCAGCTCCGAAGCGAAGACCTAG